The Synchiropus splendidus isolate RoL2022-P1 chromosome 1, RoL_Sspl_1.0, whole genome shotgun sequence genome includes a window with the following:
- the sgcb gene encoding beta-sarcoglycan isoform X2 has translation MASEQESSNGPMKKSMREKAIERRNVNKEHNSNFKAGYVPIEEERLHKTGLRGRKGNMAVCIIVLLFLLALINLIITLVIWTVIRIGPNGCDSMEFHESGLLRFKQKADMGIVHPLHKSTIGGRKDQDLVLVGNNNPVVFQQGTTKLSVEKDKTSVVSDLGISFTDPRTQNTFFSTDYENNEFHLPKGVKVLSVKKASTERITSSATMDLNIKGDSKAIIRGNEGVNIMGRTVEFKVGGGIELRAENSIVLNGSVMFNATRIPNSAGDVYFDEGLERYKLCMCADGTLFRVQVKFPNMGCQTSDNPCRKAH, from the exons ATGGCGTCGGAGCAG GAGAGTTCCAATGGACCCATGAAGAAGTCCATGAGAGAAAAGGCCATCGAAAGACGCAACGTCAACAAAGAGCATAACAGTAATTTTAAAGCAGGATATGTTCCAATTGAAGAGGAGCGTCTCCACAAAACTGGACTCAGGGGACGGAAGGGCAACATGGCAGTCTGCatcatcgtcctcctcttcctcctggcaTTGATTAATCTCATT ATCACACTTGTGATATGGACTGTGATCCGGATCGGCCCAAATGGGTGTGACAGTATGGAGTTTCATGAGAGTGGCCTGCTGCGCTTCAAGCAGAAGGCAGACATGGGCATCGTCCATCCTCTGCACAAGAGTACAATAGGAGGGCGTAAGGATCAGGACCTGGTCCTGGTCGGCAACAACAACCCG GTGGTGTTCCAACAGGGCACAACTAAGTTGAGCGTGGAGAAGGACAAGACGTCAGTGGTCAGCGATCTGGGGATATCGTTCACAGACCCTCGTACACAAAACACTTTCTTCAGCACCGACTATGAAAACAATGAGTTCCATTTGCCCAAAGGAGTCAAAGTCCTCAGCGTCAAAAAGGCATCCACGGAAAGG ATCACAAGCAGTGCAACAATGGATTTGAACATTAAAGGTGACAGCAAAGCCATAATCCGCGGCAATGAGGGAGTCAATATCATGGGCCGCACCGTAGAGTTCAAAGTGGGGGGAGGCATAGAGCTCAGAGCG GAAAACAGCATTGTCCTCAACGGGTCGGTCATGTTTAACGCCACGCGTATCCCGAACTCCGCTGGTGATGTGTATTTTGACGAGGGTCTTGAGAGGTACAAACTCTGCATGTGTGCAGATGGTACTCTGTTCCGTGTACAGGTGAAGTTCCCCAACATGGGCTGCCAGACATCAGACAACCCTTGTCGAAAAGCTCACTAG
- the spata18 gene encoding mitochondria-eating protein encodes MADTLRRLANTCSFSVLQDKLDSWSNDYHVASCDQNLNHCCELIELTARIQGQLFSILNLTANEAGHYGGVDTLKTRLLPWLGTCFSMARPSVSEDTSLQLIQDSVAKDRKIRELSDSHDCDMHRMETQLCSTRMQLDSVRAELDDAQKALDETKNKSATTLLATEEEILQLRADLQAAHDQLEIYKRKLDSVDEYERQICVLQDEVSFLTREKAMLQERLASSRSSSPLPTLKRSSSPARAEASTRAQLTNSCRYSRLVSRYSHLYAQDRLEAQVLLRRYVDDLEMVQKIIFIAVVESFQAAKLAYRQFKLRVRKTLSSTHFGPQSLEDVAVDYIVRNPDLYDVQTSINDVINAMNVNPRISFPPEVEFALITSIIRETCKCAFSMQTLDPPLDLAFASDGEIYNESKYRRSYDSDFSAPLVMYHVWPALMEGNIVVVKGEVVTRREASWGRSRSRSRSPSPARSRSLSPSRNLASKSKGRFSGSELQPRY; translated from the exons ATGGCTGATACTTTAAGAAGATTGGCAAACACTTGCTCGTTCAGCGTTCTGCAGGACAAGTTGGACTCCTGGAGCAACGACTACCAT GTGGCGTCGTGTGACCAGAACCTGAATCACTGCTGTGAGCTGATCGAGTTGACTGCCAGAATTCAGGGACAACTGTTTTCAATTCTGAACCTGACGGCTAATGAAG CTGGACACTACGGTGGAGTGGACACTCTGAAGACAAGGCTGCTGCCGTGGCTGGGCACGTGTTTCTCGATGGCTCGGCCGTCTGTCTCTGAGGACACAAGTTTGCAACTTATCCAG GATTCTGTGGCCAAGGACCGGAAGATCAGGGAGCTCTCTGACTCTCACGACTGTGACATGCACCGGATGGAGACTCAACTCTGCTCCACTCGGATGCAGTTGGACTCCGTCAGAGCTGA ACTGGATGATGCTCAGAAAGCTCTGGACGagaccaaaaataaatcagCAACCACCCTGTTGGCCACTGAGGAGGAAATATTGCAACTGAGAGCAGA TTTGCAAGCCGCACACGACCAGCTGGAGATTTATAAGAGAAAGCTCGATTCTGTGGACGAGTATGAGCGGCAGATTTGTGTGCTGCAAGATGAAGTTTCCTTCCTGACCAGAGAGAAGGCCATGCTGCAGGAGAG ATTGGCCAGCTCCAGATCTTCAAGCCCACTGCCCACTCTCAAGCGCTCCTCCAGTCCCGCCCGGGCCGAGGCCTCCACCAGAGCCCAGCTCACCAACTCCTGTCGCTATTCTCGCCTGGTGTCGCGCTACAGTCACCTGTATGCTCAGGATCGTCTTGAGGCGCAGGTGCTGCTGCGGCGCTACGTTGATGACCTGGAGATGGTCCAGAAAATTATCTTCATTGCTGTCGTG GAATCCTTCCAGGCAGCCAAACTTGCCTACCGCCAGTTCAAACTGCGCGTCAGAAAAACTCTTTCTTCCACACACTTTGGGCCGCAGAGTCTGGAAGACGTAGCTGTGGACTACATCGTCCGGAACCCGGACCTCTACGACGTCCAAACCAGTATTAAC GATGTTATCAACGCAATGAACGTGAATCCTCGCATCTCCTTCCCTCCAGAGGTGGAATTTGCTCTCATCACTTCAATAATCAGAGAGACATGCAAGTGCGCCTTCAGCATGCAGACCCTGGACCCGCCTTTGGACTTGGCCTTCGCCAGCGATGGAGAAATTTACAATGAGAGCAA GTACCGTCGCAGTTATGACTCCGACTTCTCTGCTCCCCTGGTCATGTACCACGTGTGGCCCGCCCTGATGGAAGGAAACATTGTTGTCGTGAAAGGCGAAGTTGTAACCAGAAGAGAGGCATCG TGGGGAAGAAGTcgcagcaggagcagaagtcCGAGCCCTGCACGCTCTCGCTCCCTCAGCCCTTCACGCAATCTT GCATCTAAGAGCAAGGGACGCTTCTCAGGCAGCGAACTGCAGCCTCGCTACTGA
- the sgcb gene encoding beta-sarcoglycan isoform X1 produces the protein MKKSMREKAIERRNVNKEHNSNFKAGYVPIEEERLHKTGLRGRKGNMAVCIIVLLFLLALINLIITLVIWTVIRIGPNGCDSMEFHESGLLRFKQKADMGIVHPLHKSTIGGRKDQDLVLVGNNNPVVFQQGTTKLSVEKDKTSVVSDLGISFTDPRTQNTFFSTDYENNEFHLPKGVKVLSVKKASTERITSSATMDLNIKGDSKAIIRGNEGVNIMGRTVEFKVGGGIELRAENSIVLNGSVMFNATRIPNSAGDVYFDEGLERYKLCMCADGTLFRVQVKFPNMGCQTSDNPCRKAH, from the exons ATGAAGAAGTCCATGAGAGAAAAGGCCATCGAAAGACGCAACGTCAACAAAGAGCATAACAGTAATTTTAAAGCAGGATATGTTCCAATTGAAGAGGAGCGTCTCCACAAAACTGGACTCAGGGGACGGAAGGGCAACATGGCAGTCTGCatcatcgtcctcctcttcctcctggcaTTGATTAATCTCATT ATCACACTTGTGATATGGACTGTGATCCGGATCGGCCCAAATGGGTGTGACAGTATGGAGTTTCATGAGAGTGGCCTGCTGCGCTTCAAGCAGAAGGCAGACATGGGCATCGTCCATCCTCTGCACAAGAGTACAATAGGAGGGCGTAAGGATCAGGACCTGGTCCTGGTCGGCAACAACAACCCG GTGGTGTTCCAACAGGGCACAACTAAGTTGAGCGTGGAGAAGGACAAGACGTCAGTGGTCAGCGATCTGGGGATATCGTTCACAGACCCTCGTACACAAAACACTTTCTTCAGCACCGACTATGAAAACAATGAGTTCCATTTGCCCAAAGGAGTCAAAGTCCTCAGCGTCAAAAAGGCATCCACGGAAAGG ATCACAAGCAGTGCAACAATGGATTTGAACATTAAAGGTGACAGCAAAGCCATAATCCGCGGCAATGAGGGAGTCAATATCATGGGCCGCACCGTAGAGTTCAAAGTGGGGGGAGGCATAGAGCTCAGAGCG GAAAACAGCATTGTCCTCAACGGGTCGGTCATGTTTAACGCCACGCGTATCCCGAACTCCGCTGGTGATGTGTATTTTGACGAGGGTCTTGAGAGGTACAAACTCTGCATGTGTGCAGATGGTACTCTGTTCCGTGTACAGGTGAAGTTCCCCAACATGGGCTGCCAGACATCAGACAACCCTTGTCGAAAAGCTCACTAG